The genomic region ATTTCGTCAGCACGACTCTCCATAGCTGACTTTCTCGAATACTGGAGATACGACGGTATCACCGATATCCTACCTTTTCAATCACCAGTTAATATGACAGAGTCTGAGCTGCAGGTCCGTTCTTCTACATGCCCTCCAGCCCCGCCTGTGATGGGACAAATCTTTGAATCATGGCGATAGGGAACCCTGAAGCTGACTGTTTACGCTTTAGGATTACCTGTCCGGCCAACGCGGAGCCTTCGAGGGcatccttggcctcatcCCAGCCAAGATGTACTATGAACAAGACAACAGTGTACGTGAAACCAATGCCTTGTCAGGTAAAAGCCAGCCATATCACCGCCTGGAATAAACCCATCACATGCCTCATAATATATCATATGCATCGCAATGAACCAGAACGAGGCTAATACAAATGCAGGATCAatggagcaagaagaagcagacaaAACAACAGGCTGCCGATGCGCGACGCGGAAAGCTGGATCCCGACAGCGAGCGGAATCGAAATGCCAAGGAAGTCTTAGATGAAcgggccaagaacaagcgaAAGCTGCgtgagatggagaagcaTGACGATACTGATAACGAAGATGATTGGGAAGACCAGGAGCCCGTCCCTGGCGTAGAGACGGAGAAGCCTGGCGAGggcctcaaggtcaagacagcggagaccaacaagaagaagaagaagaagctcaacgactcgacagagacagagactcAGGATATTTCAgagaccaacaagaagctgaagctcaacGACGAGGGAGAGACAGAAGCTAGGGACACAACTGAGACATCTTCCAAGGTGTCGAaaagggaagagaagagggcggccaagaaggaaatgaagaaggagaagaaggctgagaagaaggccaacaagacaaagactATTGAAGCCGAGAAAAAGGATGCACCAACTCCGACAACAAAGGCTCAGAAGCAAGCCgcgaagaagcaaaaagtagttgaggaggaggaagagacaaCTGCCCACGGTGACGACGAGGTTCTACCTATGGACATCTCGGGTCTGGAGAACGAGGATGAGGTCACCGCCAACTCAAGTAATGAATCCGAGCCACATTCTCCTACCTTTGACACCAACGATTCTACGACAACTCCTGCTGAGACAACCGCCGAGCCTGCCAGCACGACTACCTCCACCTCATCCACTATTCCTCCTTCGGAGAAACCTAAGTCTATCAAGCTCCCTGCCGACACCTCTGCGATCCGAGCACGTCTCGCTGCCAAAATTGAAGCGCTTCGTGCCGCCCGAAAAGCTGACGGACCTGATGGCAAGCCAATTCGTACACGCCAAGAGCTCATTGAgtcgagaagaaagaagcaagagGCTCGAAAAGCCCACAAGCAGGAGATGCGCAAGCAGGCCAAGCTGGAAGAGCAACGAAAGCGTGAGGAGGCTTTGGCATCTAGCTCACCAGGTGTTATGAGCCCCGCGGTTGAACTCGACGAGACTGCTAGCAACTTCACATTTGGTCGTGTCgcttttggtgatggcgctCAGCTCTCACGCGATCTCGGCCACGTGCTGAGCcaaggcaagaagaaggggcCGTCTGACCCCAAGACAGCCCTCATCAAGGTCCAAAACCAGAAAAAGCGTCTTCAGGAACTTGACCCCGAGAAGCGTGCTGATATCGCCGAGAAAGATATCTGGCTGACAGCCCGTCGCCGTGCCGAGGGCGAGAAGATCCGCGACGATGAGGCTCTCTTGAAGCGTGCCGTGAAGCGAAAGGAggccgccaagaagaagagtgagAAGGCCTGGCGCGAACGATCTGACGGCGTCAAGATGGCTCAAAAGGACCGTCAACGCAAACGTGAGGATAATTTGCGTCAGAGACGTGATGACAAGCTGCTCGGTAAGgcgggcaagaagaagaagaagggtggaGCCGCcggaggcaagaagaagagtcgTCCTGGTTTCGAGGGAAGCCTGGGCGTTGggggcaagaagaagtaaaCCGAAGAAGTTATGACGCGGTGAGGGGGaggtggaagatgaagagaaaggctGGTTGAGTTTTTATCCTTCGATTTATTCAAGATACACGGCGCTGGCGGAGT from Fusarium fujikuroi IMI 58289 draft genome, chromosome FFUJ_chr04 harbors:
- a CDS encoding related to RRP14-involved in ribosomal RNA processing; protein product: MTESELQDYLSGQRGAFEGILGLIPAKMYYEQDNSDQWSKKKQTKQQAADARRGKLDPDSERNRNAKEVLDERAKNKRKLREMEKHDDTDNEDDWEDQEPVPGVETEKPGEGLKVKTAETNKKKKKKLNDSTETETQDISETNKKLKLNDEGETEARDTTETSSKVSKREEKRAAKKEMKKEKKAEKKANKTKTIEAEKKDAPTPTTKAQKQAAKKQKVVEEEEETTAHGDDEVLPMDISGLENEDEVTANSSNESEPHSPTFDTNDSTTTPAETTAEPASTTTSTSSTIPPSEKPKSIKLPADTSAIRARLAAKIEALRAARKADGPDGKPIRTRQELIESRRKKQEARKAHKQEMRKQAKLEEQRKREEALASSSPGVMSPAVELDETASNFTFGRVAFGDGAQLSRDLGHVLSQGKKKGPSDPKTALIKVQNQKKRLQELDPEKRADIAEKDIWLTARRRAEGEKIRDDEALLKRAVKRKEAAKKKSEKAWRERSDGVKMAQKDRQRKREDNLRQRRDDKLLGKAGKKKKKGGAAGGKKKSRPGFEGSLGVGGKKK